A window of Acidimicrobiia bacterium genomic DNA:
ATTCCGAAGACAAGCTCCGCACCGCATTGTCGGCGCGCGCCGCGAGCGTGCGCGTCGACGATCCCGCGCCGAAGGTGCGGCACCGCATCGTCGTGCGCCGGCGCCGGCGCCGGCAGCGACTCGCGTTCGGTGGCGCCGCGCTCGCGTTGGTCGTCGCCGTGGGAGTGCTGGTGCCGATCGTGAACAACGACGGCCATCACGCCTCGACGCCTGCAGCCGCGCCGCGCGGCAAGGCGGCGTCGCCCGGCGTCCTGCGCTCACAACTCGTGCGCGACACGCGACCCGCGGTGCCGGCGAGCGCGGTCAAGCAGCTCACGACCGCGAGCGCGCAGACCGCGCTCGACCTGTACCAACAGCTCGCGAAGACGCCGGGCAACGTCTTCTTCTCGCCGTACAGCATCGAGACCGCGCTGGGCATGGCCGCCGCGGGCGCGCGCGGCCAGACGCTCGATCAGATGCTCGCGGTGCTGCACAACCGGCTCTCGCCGGCGCAGTTCCAGGACGCGACGAACGCGCTGAACCTCTCGCTGCTCGGGCCGCGCACTCTGCCGGGCGAGTCGGCGTCGGGTCAGCCGTTGCGGCTCGAGATCGCGAACTCGGAATGGGGTCAGTCGGGCTACCCGATCCTGAAGTCGTTCCTCGACCAACTCGCGCGCAACTACGGCGCCGGCCTGAACACCGAGGACTTCGCGGGCCACAACGATGCCGCGCTCGCGGCGATCAACAGCTGGGTCGACGCGCACACGCACGGCAAGATCAAGCAACTGCTCGACTCACTCGACCCGGCGACCAAGCTCGTGCTCGTGAACGCGGTGTATTTCAAGGC
This region includes:
- a CDS encoding serpin family protein, which gives rise to MNDSEDKLRTALSARAASVRVDDPAPKVRHRIVVRRRRRRQRLAFGGAALALVVAVGVLVPIVNNDGHHASTPAAAPRGKAASPGVLRSQLVRDTRPAVPASAVKQLTTASAQTALDLYQQLAKTPGNVFFSPYSIETALGMAAAGARGQTLDQMLAVLHNRLSPAQFQDATNALNLSLLGPRTLPGESASGQPLRLEIANSEWGQSGYPILKSFLDQLARNYGAGLNTEDFAGHNDAALAAINSWVDAHTHGKIKQLLDSLDPATKLVLVNAVYFKASWALPFVASLTKTGSFTTTSGGTVSASFMNGEPDGSYASGPGWRAAEIPYLGGASMTIVMPDAGSFSAFDRSFDASILTKVIDGLQPLTLQLALPKFRMTDRAALHDALTALGMTDAFNGTDADFSGITNPSKLHISEVVHQATITVDEKGTEAAAATAIGFQATSRRVGPTVTFKADHPFLYFIRDTKTGTILFMGRVTDPTQTSTQQ